From one Plasmodium yoelii strain 17X genome assembly, chromosome: 12 genomic stretch:
- a CDS encoding PIR protein encodes MSINNVCEEFDTFWKFFRDGLKEYKYDFNNGTFKKYCPSNSCVADTDILNAGCLWLFNQFFGKAGISLYHNTYKDATVCVMIWLSYKLNQKTEHATTKLSDFYTNYIQNSTEYATHKPNDETYDSYIKILDEIKEYMDININHMSKFYELLKLLCNMNTAYNGKNSSKILDYANKFGEEYGKLLNDNDNNIDDSSYSKVLSVLSKCYDNFGDYTLLNNTPINRPPLPTKKTPQQVNQEVPKEIKTTETSSGSDKLDTETTLSSNITLSESSLVNKLIPILSILVAIPMFLGIAYKYSLFGFRKRFQKQKLREKLKK; translated from the exons TGCGAAGAGTTTGATACTTTTTGGAAGTTTTTTCGCGATGGGTTgaaagaatataaatatgattttaaTAATGGAACATTTAAGAAATATTGTCCTAGTAATAGTTGTGTTGCTGATACCGATATACTTAACGCTGGTTGTTTATGGTTATTTAATCAATTTTTCGGTAAAGCTGGTATTTCACTTTATCATAATACTTATAAGGATGCGACTGTATGTgttatgatatggttaagctataaattaaatcaaaaaacaGAACATGCGACCACCAAATTAAGCGATTTTTATActaattatatacaaaatagcACAGAGTACGCTACCCATAAGCCTAATGATGAAACATATGACagttatattaaaattttagatgaaataaaggaatatatggatattaatattaatcatatgtctaaattttatgaattgcttaaattattatgtaatatgAATACTGCTTATAATGGTAAAAATAGTAGCAAAATTTTAGATTATGCTAATAAATTTGGTGAAGAATATGGAAAACTCcttaatgataatgataataatattgacgATAGTTCATACAGTAAAGTATTAAGTGTTTTATCCAAATGTTATGATAATTTTGGAGACTACACACTTCTTAATAATACACCAATAAACCGTCCTCCATTACCAACAAAAAAAACACCCCAACAAGTTAATCAAGAAGTTCCTAAAGAAATTAAAACAACTGAAACATCGAGTGGATCAGATAAATTAGACACTGAAACAACCCTAAGTTCTAACATTACATTATCAGAATCATCactagtaaataaattaattccaattttatcgatattagTTGCAATACCAATGTTCTTGGGAATTGCTTATAAG tattcgttatttggatttcggaaacgatttcaaaaacaaaaattaagagaaaagctaaaaaaataa
- a CDS encoding PIR protein: MDYDLCEQFDTLRNYIPDESNTSISNDIHNLENIKYYCSNKESEETECETDLDKIKAGCLWLFEQLFLENKKNTNTVPYIIIWLSYKLNQKTYEEITDLNDFYKKCIENNTHYTDCKQGGQDCSGSLNSNTGYNNYKEIINVRKGLLSTNIEKMSKFYDAFKLLCNVYTEFNEKNTISKESLENAKKFVEKYNELSKYSDNTEDDSYYQVLSTLSNDYINLKQYCDSNSIDCNNIPPLTPTETAENGMQSYEKICDDTPSFSIVKKLILALLIFSAITIFLGIFFKCSLFVLRKRAQKQYLREQLKK; this comes from the exons atgGATTATGACCTG tgtgaacAGTTTGATACATTGAGAAACTATATACCCGATGAATCAAACACATCTATAAGTAATGATATTCATAATTTAGAGAACATTAAGTATTACTGCTCTAATAAAGAATCAGAGGAAACAGAATGTGAGACAGatctcgataaaattaaggCTGGATGTTTATGGTTGTTTGAGCAATTGTttttggaaaataaaaaaaataccaatACTGTTCCATACATTatcatatggttaagttataaactaaATCAAAAGACGTATGAAGAAATCACGGATCTAAAtgatttttacaaaaaatgtatagaaaataatacgCATTATACTGATTGTAAACAAGGTGGTCAAGATTGTAGTGGTTCATTAAATAGTAATACAGGATATAACAATTATAAGGAAATCATAAATGTAAGAAAGGGATTGTTGAgtactaatattgaaaagatgtctaaattttatgatgcatttaaactATTATGTAACGTGTATACtgaatttaatgaaaaaaacacAATATCTAAGGAATCTTTAGAAAATGCTAAAaaatttgttgaaaaatataatgaacttagtaaatattctGATAATACTGAAGATGACTCCTATTATCAAgtattgtctacattatcaaatgattatattaatttaaaacagTATTGTGATAGTAATAGCATTGATTGTAACAATATTCCACCCCTTACCCCGACAGAAACAGCAGAAAATGGTATGCAAAGTTATGAAAAAATTTGTGATGATACACCAAGCTTCTCgatagtaaaaaaattaattctagctttattaatattcagTGCAATAACAATCTTTTtgggaattttttttaag tgtTCGTTATTTGTATTACGGAAAAGAgctcaaaaacaatatttaagagaACAGCTAAAAAAGTAA
- a CDS encoding PIR protein, whose translation MDYTLCMRFNNLRSYLPDDLSKHTTSDIHKLGNIKNYCSNGKSDGTGCKNDLDKINGACLWLFDQLLLKNKYNINMAEYIIIWLSYMLNLKNDKKIKNFNDFYTNYIENNTYYTNCDNAGKDCSDSLQKITGYTNYKDIIDKKKELMSINWEYRSKFYDAFKSLCNMYTELLAENSKCEKCLENANEFVKTYDELNKNPNINKDSPYYQVLSTLSNDYHNFKNYCNDNSVDCNDIPPLSPINTTKKNLQSSEPSFELSSDVTSSSSSIKNKLIPVLSIIVAIPIFLGIFYKYSLFGFRKRTQKQHLREKIKK comes from the exons atgGATTATACCCtg tgtatGAGGTTTAATAACTTGAGAAGCTATTTACCCGATGACTTAAGCAAACATACAACTAGTGATATTCATAAATTAGGGAACATTAAGAATTATTGCTCTAATGGAAAATCAGATGGAACAGGATGTAAGAATGATCTTGATAAGATAAATGGTGCTTGTCTATGGTTGTTCGATCAATTacttttgaaaaataaatataatatcaacATGGCTgaatacattattatatggttaagttatatgttaaacctaaaaaatgataaaaaaatcaagaaTTTTAATGACTTTTATACtaattatatagaaaataatacgTATTATACTAATTGTGATAATGCTGGTAAAGATTGTAGTGACtcattacaaaaaataacaggatacacaaattataaggatatcatagataaaaaaaaggaattgATGAGTATTAATTGGGAGTATaggtctaaattttatgatgcatttaaatcattatgtaacatgtataCTGAACTTCTTGCAGAAAACTCAAAATGTGAGAAATGTTTAGAAAATGCTAATGAATTTGTTAAAACATATGATGAACTTAACAAAAATcctaatattaataaagataGTCCCTATTATCAAgtattgtctacattatcaaatgattatcataattttaaaaattattgtaaTGATAATAGCGTTGATTGTAACGATATTCCACCCCTTTCACCGATAAACACAACAAAGAAAAATTTACAAAGTTCTGAACCGAGTTTTGAGCTGAGTTCTGATgttacatcatcaagttcgtcgataaaaaacaaattaattccagttttatcgataatTGTTGCAATACCAATATTCTTgggaattttttataag tattcgttatttggatttcggaaacgaacccaaaaacaacatttaagagaaaagataaaaaaataa
- a CDS encoding PIR protein, protein MNKQVCESFQSVWDVFPDKLTKNSEYYEFNDDNFLNGYCFNNKCDRDHPLDKINAGCLFLLNKFFGSSGLSNKAKNNINFVDYIMIWLIYMLSLKSNPDKNSLKHFYTTFIKSDFKYKSTVDHVKGCSNFKDIIENRHTLTNDDMDNKIISELYNAFKLLCEMYTDFDENTLNCKKCLEKANEFVEKYNELNGNSSITNDSSCNKLLCTLSNDYDNFKKKYDDIQSCNSSPLPTIEKSEKCVQSSHLILEQISGDTSSSSIGNKLFTVLSIFGAIAFFLGISYKYSLFGFRKRFKKQQIREKIKNIKKKINN, encoded by the exons atgaataagcaagtg tgtgaaaGCTTTCAGAGTGTATGGGATGTTTTCCCCGATAAATTGACCAAAAATAGTGAATATTATGAatttaatgatgataattttttaaatggttATTGTTTTAACAATAAATGTGATCGTGATCATCCtctcgataaaattaatgctggatgtttatttTTGCTTAATAAATTCTTTGGGAGTTCTGGGCTTTCGAATAAggcaaaaaataatataaattttgttgattatattatgatatggttaatttatatgttaagcCTAAAGAGCAATCCAGATAAAAACAGtctaaaacatttttatactaCGTTTATAAAAAGTGATTTCAAGTATAAAAGTACTGTAGACCATGTTAAAGGTTGTAGTAATTTTAAGGATATTATAGAAAATAGACATACTTTAACGAATGATGATATGGATAATAAGATTATATCTGAATTATATaatgcatttaaattattatgtgaaaTGTATACTGATTTTGATGAAAACACGTTAAATTGCAAAAAATGTTTGGAAAAAGCTAATgaatttgttgaaaaatataatgaacttAATGGAAATTCTAGTATTACTAATGATAGTTCCTGTAATAAACTATTGTGtactttatcaaatgattatgataattttaaaaagaaatatgATGATATTCAAAGTTGCAATTCTTCACCCCTTCCAACGATAGAAAAATCAGAAAAATGTGTACAAAGTTCTCATTTAATTCTTGAACAAATATCTGGAGAtacatcaagttcgtcgataggaaacaaattatttacagttttatcgatatttggtgcaatagcattttttttaggaatttcttataag tattcgttatttggatttcggaaacgatttaaaaaacaacaaataagagaaaaaataaaaaatataaagaagaaaataaataattaa